From Acidimicrobiia bacterium, the proteins below share one genomic window:
- a CDS encoding class I SAM-dependent methyltransferase gives MPTPWRDLSDDPNARPVLRARHEAVVHAVRSPLRDRTERIVELCRDARVLDVGCVDHRAELHAGPNWLHRRITEVASSCVGIDVEADGVAAMQAAGFDAQVHDVCGDPAPLVARGPFDVVVAGEVLEHLASPQALFELAGAVLGPGGRLVVTTPNPYAPHRVRAGQLGVSFENADHVVYAFPSGIVELGARAGLELEEYRTVFVRPLRTELRRAIVRLALDARDRIRGKRREHTDDPDAEILPALMTYVNPLELAFVATTRSSRLLGETAFYVLRKGAVSP, from the coding sequence ATGCCGACACCGTGGCGTGACCTCTCCGACGACCCGAACGCGCGCCCCGTGCTGCGCGCGCGACACGAGGCCGTCGTCCACGCGGTCCGCAGCCCCTTGCGCGACCGCACCGAGCGGATCGTCGAGCTGTGCCGCGACGCGCGTGTGCTCGACGTCGGCTGCGTCGACCACCGCGCCGAGCTCCACGCGGGCCCGAACTGGCTCCACCGGCGGATCACGGAGGTCGCGTCGTCGTGCGTCGGGATCGACGTCGAGGCGGACGGTGTGGCGGCGATGCAGGCCGCAGGGTTCGACGCGCAGGTGCACGACGTGTGCGGGGACCCGGCGCCGCTCGTGGCGCGCGGTCCGTTCGACGTCGTCGTCGCGGGCGAGGTCCTCGAGCATCTCGCGTCGCCACAGGCGCTGTTCGAGCTCGCGGGCGCAGTGCTCGGGCCCGGCGGCCGGCTGGTCGTCACGACGCCCAACCCGTACGCGCCGCACCGCGTCCGGGCCGGCCAGCTCGGGGTCTCGTTCGAGAACGCGGACCACGTCGTGTACGCGTTCCCTTCCGGGATCGTCGAGCTCGGTGCGCGCGCCGGGCTCGAGCTCGAGGAGTACCGGACCGTGTTCGTGCGACCGCTGAGGACCGAGTTGCGGCGCGCGATCGTCCGCCTCGCCCTCGACGCGCGCGACCGCATCCGCGGGAAGCGGCGCGAGCACACCGACGACCCCGACGCGGAGATCCTTCCCGCGCTCATGACGTACGTGAACCCGCTCGAGCTCGCGTTCGTCGCGACGACGCGGTCGTCGCGTCTCCTCGGCGAGACGGCGTTCTACGTCTTGCGCAAGGGTGCGGTCTCCCCGTAG
- a CDS encoding glycosyltransferase, with amino-acid sequence MSDAKVVIAGAGRAGTSLLLDVLTELGFDTGRDGDRPVPPIESPRSPRIVADPGLAHRLATVLDVQAVDVEHVIVPVRALDTASASRLRATRYGAFLHRVDSPIRRTHATAQRAALGVELYELMAAITRFDLPHTFLAFPRFAQDWRYLAQQLGFLDPSITPAQWRDALERHADPERIRELRLSRSERVLTGLGAVADGAARAAHGIRRALGDVAAPVRDGRHDDRAAQPDVTVHVASINTKPATELCIRTMRHYAGRPFELVVGDCGSTDGSLEMLREFEQRGWLTLEVAPDGRMHAEWLDRWLRNCRTRYAVFCDSDIEFFEPGWLDDMVRAAQDNDCALVCSQMLPPRGRFVHPHTGAKRTLGPRPAPWLMLVDVEKVRGRVDASFAYLDVVAPDAYGGKIGYDVGGAFFMGLQDAGLGWVEMPESFRTTFRHFSGLSWRKVYDWHAPLRVRPGQLPRMATVLAHLWRARLLRYGETAPLRKT; translated from the coding sequence GTGAGTGACGCGAAGGTCGTCATTGCCGGTGCGGGGCGCGCGGGGACGTCGCTGCTGCTCGACGTCCTGACCGAGCTCGGGTTCGACACCGGGCGTGACGGCGATCGTCCCGTCCCGCCCATCGAGTCGCCCCGGTCGCCGCGGATCGTCGCCGATCCCGGCCTCGCGCACCGGCTCGCCACAGTCCTCGACGTGCAGGCGGTCGACGTCGAGCACGTGATCGTGCCCGTCCGCGCGCTCGACACCGCGAGCGCGAGCCGGCTGCGGGCGACGCGCTACGGCGCGTTCCTGCACCGCGTCGACTCGCCCATCCGTCGCACGCATGCCACCGCGCAGCGTGCCGCGCTCGGTGTCGAGCTCTACGAGCTCATGGCCGCGATCACGCGTTTCGACCTGCCGCACACGTTCCTGGCGTTCCCGCGCTTCGCGCAGGACTGGCGCTATCTCGCGCAGCAGCTCGGCTTCCTCGACCCGTCCATCACCCCGGCCCAGTGGCGCGACGCGCTGGAGCGGCACGCGGATCCCGAGCGCATCCGGGAGCTTCGCCTCTCACGCAGCGAACGCGTGCTGACGGGTCTCGGCGCGGTCGCCGACGGCGCCGCACGCGCCGCGCACGGGATCCGGCGTGCGCTCGGCGACGTCGCTGCACCGGTGCGAGACGGACGCCACGACGACCGTGCCGCGCAACCCGACGTCACCGTGCACGTCGCCAGCATCAACACGAAGCCGGCGACGGAGCTGTGCATCCGCACGATGCGCCACTACGCGGGCCGTCCCTTCGAGCTCGTCGTCGGTGACTGCGGCTCGACCGACGGGTCGCTCGAGATGCTGCGCGAGTTCGAGCAGCGGGGCTGGTTGACGCTCGAGGTCGCGCCGGACGGCCGGATGCACGCGGAGTGGCTCGACCGGTGGTTGCGCAACTGCCGGACCCGCTACGCGGTGTTCTGCGACTCGGACATCGAGTTCTTCGAGCCGGGCTGGCTCGACGACATGGTGCGTGCCGCGCAGGACAACGACTGCGCGCTCGTCTGCTCGCAGATGCTCCCGCCCCGGGGCCGGTTCGTGCACCCGCACACGGGTGCGAAGCGCACGCTCGGCCCGCGCCCGGCGCCGTGGCTCATGCTCGTCGACGTCGAGAAGGTGCGCGGGCGCGTCGACGCCAGCTTCGCGTACCTCGACGTCGTGGCCCCTGACGCGTACGGCGGGAAGATCGGCTACGACGTCGGCGGCGCGTTCTTCATGGGGCTGCAGGACGCCGGGCTGGGTTGGGTCGAGATGCCGGAGTCGTTCCGCACGACGTTCCGCCACTTCAGCGGGCTGTCGTGGCGCAAGGTGTACGACTGGCACGCGCCGCTGCGCGTGCGGCCCGGGCAGCTCCCGCGCATGGCGACGGTTCTCGCGCACCTCTGGCGCGCGCGGTTGCTCCGCTACGGGGAGACCGCACCCTTGCGCAAGACGTAG
- a CDS encoding ABC transporter ATP-binding protein gives MPTCPDGTVRVERLWKRFRADRGRRLLRDHVQRATARLRGPVAANPWRWVLRDVSFDVEPGEAVAIIGANGAGKSTLLKIVSGVMFPHTGRIATGGRVGALIEVMSGIHPELTGRENVMIYGTLLGLSRKQVASRLDEIIAFAELEDAVERQVKFYSSGMRMRLGFAVAAFLEPSVLIVDEVLAVGDTSFQQKCLDRMRDVIQSGTTLMLVSHDLAAVEATASRGIWLSDGIVRADGPVGDVLGAYRAEIEASAAEHADVHGLVRVDAVRAEGPDGRAVLVNEPCIVNLTVSTDVERAVNLYLGVSEGAPTPIFVVRHETMLPPGTTKLRLCLPRLPLPPGQYFLWFGAYQIETRIEYTPWQPIAPLLVSGVRQLDPTPRAIVRLSPVYVEAHWGRAEQGE, from the coding sequence TTGCCGACGTGTCCTGACGGGACGGTCCGCGTCGAGCGGCTGTGGAAGCGGTTCCGGGCCGACCGCGGGCGCCGGCTGCTGCGCGACCACGTGCAGCGCGCGACGGCGCGGCTGCGGGGGCCGGTCGCCGCGAACCCGTGGCGGTGGGTGTTGCGCGACGTCTCGTTCGACGTCGAGCCGGGCGAGGCCGTCGCGATCATCGGTGCGAACGGAGCCGGCAAGTCGACGCTGCTCAAGATCGTGAGCGGCGTGATGTTCCCGCACACGGGGCGAATCGCGACCGGCGGCCGTGTCGGCGCGCTCATCGAGGTGATGTCGGGCATCCATCCCGAGCTGACCGGGCGCGAGAACGTGATGATCTACGGCACGTTGCTCGGGCTGAGCCGCAAGCAGGTCGCGTCACGGCTCGACGAGATCATCGCGTTCGCGGAGCTCGAGGACGCCGTCGAACGGCAGGTGAAGTTCTACTCGAGCGGCATGCGGATGCGGCTCGGCTTCGCGGTCGCCGCCTTCCTCGAGCCGAGCGTCCTCATCGTCGACGAGGTGCTCGCGGTCGGCGACACGTCGTTCCAGCAGAAGTGCCTCGACCGCATGCGCGACGTGATCCAGAGCGGCACGACGCTGATGCTCGTCTCGCACGACCTCGCCGCGGTCGAGGCGACCGCGAGCCGCGGCATCTGGTTGTCGGACGGCATCGTCCGCGCCGACGGTCCCGTCGGCGACGTGCTCGGCGCGTATCGGGCGGAGATCGAGGCCAGCGCGGCGGAGCACGCGGACGTGCACGGCCTCGTCCGTGTCGACGCGGTGCGCGCGGAGGGCCCGGACGGTCGCGCCGTGCTCGTGAACGAGCCGTGCATCGTCAACCTGACCGTCTCGACCGACGTCGAGCGCGCGGTGAACCTGTATCTCGGCGTCAGCGAAGGCGCGCCGACGCCGATCTTCGTGGTGCGCCACGAGACGATGCTCCCGCCCGGCACGACGAAGCTCCGCCTGTGCCTGCCCCGGCTCCCGCTCCCGCCCGGGCAGTACTTCCTGTGGTTCGGCGCGTACCAGATCGAGACCCGCATCGAGTACACGCCGTGGCAGCCGATCGCGCCGCTCCTGGTGTCGGGCGTGCGCCAGCTCGACCCGACGCCGCGCGCGATCGTCCGCCTGTCGCCCGTCTACGTCGAGGCGCACTGGGGGAGGGCAGAGCAAGGTGAGTGA
- a CDS encoding ABC transporter permease produces the protein MSVSVPSPRDASEARSRDGARRDEPTTVVRSAADIPAAPPPELRYRRALRLGTALRDLWRSRHVVWSLAVRELRSTYNQEILGIAWALLAPFTLMIVFTFLFERVGNVNTGGVPYPLFSYIGLVPWTFYSNAVSTAGTSLVNQPLLNKVYAPREVFPLAEVVTAGVGAVCATFALVFLFLFEGRGPSATSYWALPLVVLLVAFTVASALFTGSITVYLRDLRHALPLVLQLGLFVTPVVYGLREFPVGLRAPYVAVNPLGGIIDGLRESVLYGRAPHTPYLVIETLSCALYLLGTYMLFKRLETGFADVS, from the coding sequence GTGAGCGTCTCTGTCCCCTCGCCGCGGGACGCATCCGAGGCACGGTCGCGCGACGGTGCGCGCCGCGACGAGCCCACGACGGTCGTGCGCAGCGCGGCCGACATCCCCGCGGCGCCCCCGCCCGAGCTGCGCTACCGGCGCGCGCTCCGGCTCGGCACGGCGCTGCGCGACCTCTGGCGGTCGCGCCACGTCGTGTGGAGCCTCGCGGTCCGTGAGCTCCGCTCGACGTACAACCAGGAGATCCTCGGCATCGCGTGGGCACTCCTCGCGCCCTTCACGCTGATGATCGTCTTCACGTTCCTGTTCGAGCGCGTCGGCAACGTGAACACCGGCGGCGTCCCGTACCCGCTGTTCTCGTACATCGGGCTCGTGCCGTGGACCTTCTACTCGAACGCGGTGTCGACCGCGGGCACGAGCCTCGTCAACCAGCCGCTCCTGAACAAGGTCTACGCGCCCCGTGAGGTGTTCCCGCTCGCGGAGGTCGTGACCGCGGGCGTCGGTGCCGTGTGCGCGACCTTCGCGCTGGTGTTCCTCTTCCTGTTCGAGGGGCGCGGCCCGAGCGCGACGTCGTACTGGGCGCTGCCGCTCGTCGTCCTGCTCGTCGCGTTCACCGTCGCGTCGGCGTTGTTCACCGGCAGCATCACCGTGTACCTGCGCGACCTGCGGCACGCGCTGCCGCTGGTCCTGCAGCTCGGGCTGTTCGTGACGCCTGTCGTCTACGGGCTGCGCGAGTTCCCCGTCGGTCTGCGTGCTCCGTACGTCGCGGTGAACCCGCTCGGCGGGATCATCGACGGCCTGCGCGAGTCGGTGCTGTACGGGCGCGCGCCGCACACGCCGTACCTCGTGATCGAGACGCTGTCGTGCGCGCTGTACCTCCTCGGTACGTACATGCTCTTCAAGCGGTTGGAAACGGGCTTTGCCGACGTGTCCTGA